One part of the Methylobacterium mesophilicum SR1.6/6 genome encodes these proteins:
- a CDS encoding HD-GYP domain-containing protein yields the protein MSELLLISDDLSRTERLARHLGAFRACRIHDLYDDAPPPRAELIVSDVKDLTSEAILRLRGVLPHVRGSGTPFLFLLHDNSARTHIQADLLGASGTLSAAAAMRLLDEALACLQEQTEATPSKTRRQADQARQFLRETFVPGRDLSSAIIDTGTEIVSGAVRESGIRNWIRAVRRFDDATHQHCLLVAGLAVAFAGSLGLGAPDRHSLAKAALLHDVGKIAVPPAILNKPGPLNAAEMRIMRTHPGYSHAMLVGRGFEETMLTVVRSHHEMLDGTGYPDRLKGCEIPDLVRLVTVCDVYGALIERRPYRAPLAGAKAFSILSGMTDRLDGDLVRAFQPVATAYDPSLPPATLPS from the coding sequence ATGAGTGAGTTACTGCTGATCAGCGACGACCTGAGCCGAACGGAGCGGCTCGCCCGTCATCTCGGCGCCTTCCGGGCCTGCCGCATCCACGACCTCTACGACGACGCGCCGCCGCCGAGAGCCGAACTGATCGTCAGCGACGTGAAGGATCTCACGTCCGAGGCGATCCTGCGCCTGCGCGGCGTGCTCCCCCACGTCCGCGGCTCCGGCACGCCCTTTCTCTTCCTGTTGCACGACAACTCGGCCCGCACGCACATCCAAGCCGATCTGCTCGGCGCGTCAGGGACCTTGAGCGCCGCGGCCGCCATGCGTCTGCTCGATGAGGCGCTGGCCTGCCTGCAGGAGCAAACCGAGGCTACGCCGTCGAAGACGAGGCGGCAGGCCGATCAAGCGCGGCAGTTCCTGCGCGAGACGTTCGTGCCCGGCCGGGATCTGTCCTCGGCGATCATCGACACCGGCACAGAGATCGTGTCGGGAGCGGTGCGCGAGAGCGGGATCCGGAATTGGATCCGTGCGGTCCGGCGCTTCGACGACGCCACGCACCAGCACTGCCTGCTCGTCGCTGGCCTCGCCGTCGCGTTCGCCGGGTCACTGGGCCTGGGCGCGCCGGACCGCCACAGCTTGGCGAAAGCCGCGCTGCTCCACGACGTCGGCAAGATCGCCGTCCCGCCCGCGATCCTGAACAAGCCCGGTCCTTTGAATGCGGCCGAGATGCGGATCATGCGGACGCATCCCGGCTACAGCCACGCGATGCTCGTCGGCCGGGGCTTCGAGGAAACGATGCTGACGGTGGTGCGCTCTCACCATGAGATGCTCGACGGCACCGGCTACCCGGATCGTCTCAAAGGCTGCGAGATCCCCGACCTCGTACGGTTGGTCACGGTCTGCGACGTCTACGGTGCGCTGATCGAGCGCCGTCCCTACCGCGCTCCGCTGGCCGGCGCGAAGGCCTTCAGTATCCTAAGCGGCATGACAGATCGTCTCGACGGCGACCTCGTGCGGGCGTTCCAGCCGGTGGCGACGGCCTACGATCCATCGCTGCCCCCAGCGACGTTGCCGAGCTGA